The following proteins are co-located in the Dehalococcoides mccartyi 195 genome:
- a CDS encoding MarR family winged helix-turn-helix transcriptional regulator gives MNKYETVKLEHLLWINIVQTRHVMNRLWERRMKESHLTTEKFTVIHELLCLGGESTPHNLARRIVFEPHSISAMLSRMEKDGLITKTKDLEKKHMVRIKLTEKAMDLYPKALEISLEIFTKLMEDIPREDKIKLSESLTQIRNKVLAANPAKGKKLTPFKYT, from the coding sequence ATGAACAAGTACGAAACAGTAAAACTGGAACATTTACTCTGGATAAACATAGTTCAAACTCGGCATGTCATGAACCGGCTCTGGGAGCGCAGAATGAAGGAATCCCATCTAACAACCGAAAAATTCACCGTTATCCATGAGCTTTTATGCCTGGGCGGAGAATCTACCCCACATAATCTGGCCAGACGTATTGTATTTGAACCCCATTCTATCTCAGCTATGCTCAGCCGCATGGAGAAAGATGGGCTTATTACCAAAACCAAAGACCTTGAAAAAAAACATATGGTTCGGATAAAACTAACCGAAAAGGCCATGGATCTTTACCCCAAGGCCTTAGAGATATCACTGGAAATATTCACTAAATTGATGGAAGATATTCCCAGAGAGGATAAAATAAAACTGTCTGAGTCCTTGACCCAGATACGCAATAAAGTTTTAGCCGCTAACCCAGCAAAAGGCAAAAAGCTTACACCTTTCAAATATACTTGA
- a CDS encoding reductive dehalogenase, translating to MNKFHTSLSRRDFMKGLGLASASIGAVAAVSPIFHDLDEVASADSSVNKRPWWVREVDKPTIEIDWDKMAALAIPTEGCHLPPLLAEFVGWDRVNTAMAQGQTALKEGAQKVGSREAISLLDTAIQEASWPHFLTQAGWREPVTPVLADPAPIPELVGSIMTHETLGVAKWEGTPEENFALLKSAMRFFGAGQIASIELDTNVKKMLYPQDASRMFFNGPIMSYKFEDVDKGYMTDTNYVIPNTARWIVTYTTPMPKEMYRTAPSGVCYAANMSRYRLNHETMACVQQFLKTLGYQGLQSAPFPNGICPSPAVGTLSGLGEMDRINQCVIPEEGAVVGIYKFITDLPLPVSKPIDFGAFRFCHSCRKCADTCPAKAISFEEEPTWEPAGPWSTAGKRAYFKNEPECKLYQHSTGATCQICTGVCVFNVNTKAMIHEVVKSTLSTTGIFNSFLWKADVAFGYGHHDAAEWWDLDLPRYGFDTTMGVRDGGYGK from the coding sequence ATGAACAAGTTTCACACTAGTCTTAGCCGCAGAGATTTTATGAAGGGGTTAGGCTTAGCCAGTGCCAGTATTGGCGCAGTGGCCGCCGTCTCTCCGATTTTCCATGACCTTGATGAAGTAGCCTCTGCTGATTCATCTGTTAACAAACGCCCCTGGTGGGTAAGAGAGGTTGACAAGCCTACTATTGAAATAGACTGGGATAAAATGGCTGCTTTGGCTATACCAACCGAAGGCTGCCATCTTCCGCCCCTGCTGGCCGAATTTGTAGGATGGGACAGGGTAAATACAGCTATGGCTCAGGGGCAGACAGCCCTTAAGGAAGGGGCACAAAAGGTTGGTTCACGTGAAGCTATTTCGCTGCTGGATACCGCCATTCAGGAGGCCAGCTGGCCTCATTTTCTGACCCAGGCAGGCTGGCGGGAGCCGGTTACTCCGGTACTGGCAGACCCGGCGCCTATTCCCGAACTGGTCGGCTCTATCATGACCCACGAAACTTTGGGGGTGGCTAAATGGGAGGGAACTCCTGAAGAGAATTTTGCCCTGCTCAAATCTGCTATGAGGTTTTTCGGGGCTGGACAGATTGCTTCTATAGAGCTGGATACCAATGTTAAAAAAATGCTCTACCCGCAGGATGCCAGCCGGATGTTTTTCAATGGCCCTATTATGTCATATAAATTTGAGGACGTGGATAAGGGCTATATGACTGACACTAATTATGTTATCCCAAATACGGCCCGCTGGATAGTTACCTATACTACCCCCATGCCCAAAGAAATGTACCGCACCGCTCCTTCGGGTGTTTGTTATGCCGCTAATATGAGCCGTTACCGCCTTAACCACGAGACTATGGCTTGTGTTCAGCAGTTCCTCAAGACATTGGGGTATCAGGGACTCCAGTCTGCCCCCTTCCCCAATGGTATTTGTCCCTCCCCGGCTGTGGGTACTTTGTCCGGTCTGGGTGAAATGGACAGAATAAACCAGTGTGTTATTCCTGAGGAAGGTGCGGTAGTTGGTATTTACAAATTTATTACCGACCTGCCTTTGCCCGTCAGCAAGCCTATAGATTTCGGGGCTTTCCGCTTCTGCCACAGCTGCCGAAAGTGTGCGGATACCTGCCCGGCCAAGGCAATATCCTTTGAAGAAGAGCCCACCTGGGAACCGGCCGGCCCCTGGAGTACGGCTGGTAAGAGGGCTTATTTCAAGAATGAACCTGAGTGCAAGCTGTATCAGCACAGCACCGGGGCTACCTGCCAGATATGTACCGGCGTTTGTGTATTTAATGTAAATACCAAAGCCATGATACATGAGGTTGTTAAATCCACCCTATCCACCACCGGTATTTTTAACAGCTTCCTCTGGAAGGCTGATGTTGCCTTTGGCTACGGCCATCATGATGCGGCCGAATGGTGGGATCTTGACCTGCCCAGATACGGCTTTGATACCACTATGGGTGTCAGAGACGGCGGGTACGGAAAGTAA